The following DNA comes from Anastrepha obliqua isolate idAnaObli1 chromosome 1, idAnaObli1_1.0, whole genome shotgun sequence.
taatttctacTTTATGTGATTGAAAACGTAAAATTAAAACCAACAATTGAAATGCGATACTAAATGGTTTGCAAACGTCAAATATGCTAAAAGTGTTTCTCAGCGGTTTCGCCtaactaaatttttatcaaGCACATGTGCACATGTGCTTTCAGCATGCATATGTTGCTAGTGCAGtctaaatataacatttttcttttgttattctattGTTATGTTCGTCTTGGCTGTCAGGTGGGTTTTCAGTTTTCAGTGATGTGACAGTAGTGCAAAATTGCAATCTTTGATCGTCAAGAAGAGCGGGGTGCAGAAAATAATAAGAGAATTTTCGGCATTCCGAAATACAGACGATTtgaattagaaaatatttgaattggaAGAATTGTAATGTCGGGCTTAATTTCGTTGACGGCACGCCGTCTTCCCCGTGATGTTCTTAAACTGGGAATGCAGGCTGCTTGTAGCCAAGAAGTAAGTctttttttatccaaaatatTCCTGCCAAGTTGAAGAGATGCGACAATACAGCGGGTGTGGTAACTTATCGGGAGTACATTGCAGAGTGAAAGCAATGTATTTCAATTATGTAACGTATCGGAAAACGTTAATTAAAGTGAATGAAGTTCTTGGATGCTGTTGAAGAAGTGATTTCTGGCTCATGTGACATTACTGCTGTGTTGTGCAACCAActcgttcttttttttttggactttctgagacatgtatttattttgtatttttaggtTAGCGCATTATGTGTAATACGTCAGTTTTCAAGATTGGAAGTAGCGACACAAAAACATTTCCCAACTGGTAATAAAGCCCTGACACCTGCAAGTTCCTCATCGAAACGGTAACTACAACGTGATTCATTTGTaatgttgttgtaaataattgTAAGTTTTTACAGAACTAACCTTTACTTTGGTAATCATGGAATTCATACCACTTGTAATTTGTGGGCAATTGAAACAATAAAGACGCCGGCATTTCCGGAATCAGTAGCCGAAGGTGATATTAAGTGAGtactatatatattattataccaagttttaagtttttgttaataTGTTAGTGTTAGTACTATTCCAAAAATTGGAGATGTCCTTTCTTGTAAATTAACCAAATATTCCAAACGAAATAAAGATGAGGAATTTCAGGTTCTGAACTGATTTGCTAAAACGAAGGGAGGTTTTACTGCTTTTTGGTTCTCAGTCAAAAATATATGATAGAAAAGTAAAAAGTCGGCAATGAAACATACAGATCTGCTAATCTACTAACTAATGCTTCTTGatcaaaaatttagatttttggaAGACATTGATTTTCCGTTGCGAAAACTGAATATTTAACATAACCAAATATTCCAGCGcggataaaaaatatgtatatgattataTCATCATGTCTATACTATTGGAGAAAAGTAGGCAGATATACCTGCTGTAGTGTcatcaacaaataatttttttaataaagtaataGTCCTTGGaccaacataaatattttagtaacCTATAACTGAGCGTTGATGTATTAAGGCGCACTgctttttagtttatattttgtcAGTTATTAGGTGTTTAATgagatttttttatggaaacacaaacatacatactcgtacaaagAAAAAAGTGCTGAGTTTTGATAATTCGAACTAATAAGATTTCTAGAAACATTTCCACTCTAGCGCTCACTATTGGGTTTAAACAAACTAGgagtaatttttttcacacgAATTTATTTTGTAGGCAAATAATATACGTATATTCAGAGTATTCCTCGAATCGGTCCATAAAGATGGTTTTCCGCAAAATACTCGTATCGATCACAGCTCCTCCTACAGTCCTTCCAGATAACTTCCTTCTAAATACTGtttcaaagttgaaaattttctgtGATTTCGCAGTTACCTCGTTTTTGCTTTGATTTGCGCAGTCAACATCTAAAAGCAAATAATGGAGATGTTAAGCTCACGATGCAAGATTTATGGTAGAATTATAATATTAGGATGGCTattgaaaatgttaataaatcttGGGAAGAAGTTCAATGGATGGAACTTGACACCACTTACGGCCCGAAAATATGGTCAAAGATGCAAAGAAATGCAAATTTTGAAGGAGTGGAGGAAGAAGGCATTATTGGAAGAAGACATTTCATTCCCATGGcggccggttctacgttaccggaatgactcccggctaagggctgccgccccaatAAACtaaccctgtctagtgtaccgtatcccaaAGACATTAGTGAGTTTCTGTCATACGACAAAGAGCTGAATAACGAAAGTTTGATAGCCACTGAGATTCAAAATGAAACACTTTCGGTTGGAGTTGAACCAGAAGATAAAAAGCATTCCGCTGCTAAAGTCTCTGAAGGAATGCAGTTAACATCGCATGGAatgcaaattttcgaaaatattgacCTGGACTCAGATTATGTTTGTTTAAAGGTGTCTAGAAATCTAACCCAAGCCACCAATTgttataaagatttttttctcttgAAAAAAGGTAAAACAACTCAACGAACTTTTGatgatttcataaaaaaatcacaaaaattgccAAATCCAACTGTAGGCATGAAGCAAAATTTAGGCGACTTAAGCTGAGAATAAGAAATTCACACATCGGTTCAGTGTAGATATAAATTTTCAGAATATATGGACAACAGCGCCACTTGGCGGatcacttttttttgaaaaacttatttttaaacatGCAATATTTTTAGAATCGGATCATAAATAAGATTTTTCTAGACTATAGGGCCCCGTAACGAGTCCAGAGAGTTTCTTAAACCTTCACGGACGCACTCACAGCAACTCATTCAAATATCATCGCAATCGGTTGAACCTTTTAGGCTTCCGTATTTATACCTATATACTTTACTTATGAGATACTTTTTGTTGTACAACACtgatatgaatttattttaaagatttacTGTGAAGGTTGGCGATTATGTGGCTCAAGATCAAGTGGTTATGGAAGTCGAAACCGACAAGACAGCCATGCCTGTGCCTGCGCCTTTTGGGGGAATAATTCGTGAGATTTTGGTAGAAGATGGTGCCACGGTGAAGGCCGGTCAGGCTTTATTCAAATTAGAGAAAGCCGAGGGTACTCCAACTGCCGCAgctcctgctgctgctgctgctgctccaccaccaccaccacccccGAAACCCGCTGCTCCTGCAATGCCACCACCGCAAGCTCGCGCCGCTCCACCACCTCCACCACCACCAGCACCAAGAGCGGctccaccaccaccgccaccaaAACCGACAGCACCAGCTGGACAAATTCCCGTGGCTTCGGTGCCTCCTGCACAAGCTGCTCCGCAAATAAAGGTGCCACCAACGGACTATTCCCGTCAAATCACTGGCACGCGTACCGAACAGCGCGTAAAAATGAATCGCATGCGTCTAAAGATTGCCGGGCGTTTAAAGGATGCGCAAAACACAAACGCCATGTTGACTACGTTCAACGAAATCGATATGAGGTGAGTATTGTGAAAATCGGATAACTCAAGAAGGCCTGTAAAGCTCGGTATTAACTTGAGACCCTATGCTACCAATGGAAATGATTGAAATAAGATCAATGGGTTGGTAATTCATATTTATAATCATCGTGGAGATCACTTAAATTTgccatatttatatgtattgaaATCTGCATTAGTTTACTTTTGATTTTCGGCGTTGTTTTTTAGGTAATGTAACAGACTTACTTATGcgcatttcttttatttgttagtGCTGCCATGGAATTCCGTAAGGCTAATTTGGAAGcttttcaaaagaagtatggAATCAAGATTGGTTTTATGTCTATATTCTCGAAGGCTTCTGCTTACGCACTGCAAGATCAGCCTGTAGTTAATGCTGTTATCGATGGACAGGTGATTATGTTTTAGtattcatatttttgtatttgtatttgtattagtATTTTCTAGTATTAGTATTTTGTGTCAAGCGCAAACATTAGTTTTTGCAACTCTGCTCTTATACGATCCAGGTGAAACTataagtaaacatattttaaaatactaAAACTAATGAGGGTTCAAACTTTCGTATATGCGTAGAaccttccaaaaaattaaaatagaagatAACTAAATCGGaaattttaaggggttaggggtaatcagaggatcgaaaaaatgatgattttcaataatttttgtttgccaaaCATGCCATTAATACATCACGTTTCGACTtggctttagcaaaatttcaaacaaaaaaaaaactgaataattgtaaaagttatcgctgtttgtgtggataGAAAAAACGCAATTAAAGtaagctacttgctctcgaacgctccggcgcgcccgagcgccctttgttaattgttgaataacttgaaaagtatttgtcagattcactttaaattttcacacaattgtttaagatattatactttaagaaaatgcaaaaaaatccaattttttgaaagttctgactacccctaaccccttaaagtgagtagaaaaataaaataggttGAATGACAAATGTGATACATAGAGTGTCTCACAAAAGTATTCGGAAACAATTTTCCTagtagaaaatgcaaaaaaagaaactacatTGGGGGAAAGAACAATAAATTCTATAATAGTTTACAAAATGAAGGAAAGGCATTCAAGAGAtatcaaattcgaaaaaagaagaatttcAACTATCTACAGTATTTTACAGCGGACTTCCTTAAACGTAGGATAGCGATCAGGAAGGTCTGAAATATTGGAGTCCCGCGTTAAGCCCGCTATTATTCGAAAAATCAAGCAAGTCCCACGCCCTCCTGCTCCAGAAATTAATAGGAATCTCGCTGAGATTAGCAGAATAAAAATTAGTGATGGAACTGCGCAAAGAACGCTTAGAGCTGCAAAAAAGTACATTGATCGTACCAACGAGTTTTGGTCAAAAgtgatacgaggggtgccttttatttggcaggatttggcaatCCTGGTGTtacaatctggcaactgacagctgtatcgcaaagtttgacattttttggcttttacgtactcagaacgttttgaaataccagcgctatttgtgttgtttacagtaacttaaaagattcatctcggtccaaaaatggaattaaatcgtgaacattttcgtgcgattattttttacaactttcgacgtggattaactcaccAACAttctatcgtgagattgagacaatcttaggcattagtgggaccagcatacattcaatatttcattaaaattttactgtcaaaaaaattcgttcgcgttggatcccacacaatttgtcaattgctcaaaaaaaggctcgtgtcgattggtcgaaggaaatgctcaaaaaatacgatcgcggggcttcgaaacacgtctatgacatcgtgacaggtgatgaatcatggatttacgcgtatgagcccgaaagtaaacagcagtcgactgtatgggtgtttcaagatgagccaaatccaacaaaagttgttcgcgcacgaagcacttccaagcaaatggtcgcctgttttttcgaaaaaactggacatgtcgcaaccgtaccactagaacaacgcagaacagtaaattctgagtggtacacaaccatttgcttgccaattgtcttccaagaaattaggaaaaccaatcgccaaagacggatcactcttcaccaagacaatgcgagctctcacacatcggctcaaacaactgcatttttgagcacccaaaacatcgaattaatgggtcatccgccgtatagtcctgacttggcaccgaatgacttctttttattcccgtacgtaaaaaacaaactgagaggtcaacgtttttcgacacctgaagaagc
Coding sequences within:
- the LOC129253027 gene encoding dihydrolipoyllysine-residue succinyltransferase component of 2-oxoglutarate dehydrogenase complex, mitochondrial, which codes for MSGLISLTARRLPRDVLKLGMQAACSQEVSALCVIRQFSRLEVATQKHFPTGNKALTPASSSSKRTNLYFGNHGIHTTCNLWAIETIKTPAFPESVAEGDIKFTVKVGDYVAQDQVVMEVETDKTAMPVPAPFGGIIREILVEDGATVKAGQALFKLEKAEGTPTAAAPAAAAAAPPPPPPPKPAAPAMPPPQARAAPPPPPPPAPRAAPPPPPPKPTAPAGQIPVASVPPAQAAPQIKVPPTDYSRQITGTRTEQRVKMNRMRLKIAGRLKDAQNTNAMLTTFNEIDMSAAMEFRKANLEAFQKKYGIKIGFMSIFSKASAYALQDQPVVNAVIDGQEIVYRDYVDISVAVATPKGLVVPVIRNVEGMNYADIEIALAALGDKAKKNAISIEDMDGGTFTISNGGVFGSLMGTPIINPPQSAILGMHGIFDRPIAVKGQVVIRPMMYVALTYDHRLIDGREAVMFLRKIKAAVEDPRIMLAGL